The Hemibagrus wyckioides isolate EC202008001 linkage group LG25, SWU_Hwy_1.0, whole genome shotgun sequence genome has a segment encoding these proteins:
- the LOC131346141 gene encoding opsin-5-like, with amino-acid sequence MDIYSSKLSPAVDYGAGAFLLFIAILSIVGNLLVLLMAYKRSSQMKPPELLSVNLAVTDLGAAVSMYPLSVASSWNHSWLGGDATCIYYGWMGFFFGVASVATLTVMAIVRFTASTTLQSHPEIINKRTVQVLLAGTWLYAFLWAMFPLIGWGAYGPEPFGLSCTLAWAEMKEHSPSFVISMFTMNLAIPAIIIICCYFGITLRLHFSYKSLQNGNIIQNKVKMQRRLMLIAILISAGFIGCWTPYGIVSLWSIYSTSSITPFVSMLPCLFAKTSTVYNPLIYYTFSKPFKQEVNQFLQACNTSQACRGSKPNNLPENTIYMVCEGTTVREELQMEQLVRKHGDIC; translated from the exons CTGGTCCTTTTAATGGCATACAAGAGATCATCTCAGATGAAGCCCCCAGAGCTCCTCAGCGTGAATCTGGCAGTGACAGATCTTGGTGCAGCAGTCTCAATGTACCCTCTTTCTGTAGCCTCATCATGGAATCATTCCTGGTTAGGGGGTGATGCCACCTGTATTTACTACGGCTGGATGGGGTTCTTCTTTGGTGTAGCCAGTGTGGCGACCCTGACAGTCATGGCTATAGTGCGCTTCACTGCATCCACGACCCTACAGTCTCACC cgGAGATAATTAATAAAAGGACGGTGCAGGTGTTGTTGGCAGGCACGTGGCTGTATGCATTCTTATGGGCAATGTTTCCTTTGATCGGCTGGGGCGCGTATGGCCCCGAGCCCTTCGGCCTGTCCTGCACTCTGGCCTGGGCAGAAATGAAAGAACACAGCCCATCCTTTGTTATCAGCATGTTTACCATGAACCTGGCCATCccagccatcatcatcatttgctGCTACTTTGGCATCACCCTCCGACTCCATTTCTCCTACAAGTCTCTACAGAATGGCAACATCATCCAGAACAAAGTTAAAATGCAGCGCCGGCTCATGTTG ATTGCGATTCTAATCAGCGCTGGTTTCATCGGTTGTTGGACTCCCTATGGGATCGTGAGCTTATGGTCGATCTACTCAACTTCCTCCATCACTCCTTTTGTCAGTATGTTGCCCTGCCTCTTTGCCAAGACTTCCACTGTGTACAACCCGCTAATCTATTACACCTTCAGCAAGCCATTTAAACAGGAGGTAAATCAGTTTCTTCAGGCATGCAATACATCCCAGGCATGCCGTGGCTCTAAGCCAAATAACCTCCCTGAGAATACAATCTACATGGTGTGTGAAGGAACCACAGTCAGAGAAGAGCTACAGATGGAGCAGCTGGTTCGAAAGCACGGAGACATATGCTGA